One segment of Nostoc flagelliforme CCNUN1 DNA contains the following:
- a CDS encoding serine/threonine-protein kinase: MQLYCSKQHTNNGSNRFCTHCGEPLPLAVGQVVDNRYQIIRHLGQGGFGRTYLAEDRNKAHQTCVLKEFAPQVEDKQDLQKAKELFEREANVLKTLQHPQIPRFHASLQVKIGTKDFFFLVQDYVDGDNYYQLLEQRETQGNTFSEEEIITLLQQILPVLSYIHSRDVVHRDISPDNLIWRRSDNLPVLIDFGGVKQLPASQGFWRTKLVGNNTLLGKKGYAPEEQLRQGKAFFSSDFYSLAVTSLVLLTGKEPQKLYDSYQGIWAWGKEIRVSPQLEAVLKKMLAYKPSDRYQRAEQILKDLPSPTATKSAGNYITTKIKTMVVAPGRQRASAVVSRFQNKTQAIAKPISWPVWIRPFVMSLGGTALVVLTGAGTLAVVNAVVRSVTSITIPSISLPQIPQLPNPIGKPVSDKGKNSNLQEIISRRQQLEITEGFFTPFVDNLFYTKKPQLKGRSLTSKPEDAGLRDEWSGIADDLLDKLEQADLSTAARRKLGKYSQKDYVTWRRQARSGQFKNYTIDQLTKDANEKFDRLFPDQDRGKLNQQTFGQIWYAIAADQVSKVQSGN; this comes from the coding sequence ATGCAGCTCTATTGCAGTAAACAACACACAAATAATGGTAGTAACCGCTTTTGTACCCATTGTGGTGAACCATTACCTCTTGCTGTGGGACAGGTTGTGGATAATCGCTATCAAATTATCCGTCATTTAGGGCAGGGTGGCTTTGGACGCACCTATTTGGCAGAGGATAGAAATAAAGCTCATCAAACCTGTGTGCTGAAGGAATTTGCACCCCAAGTAGAAGACAAGCAAGATTTACAAAAAGCTAAAGAGTTATTTGAACGAGAAGCAAATGTCCTGAAAACACTCCAGCATCCACAAATTCCCCGTTTTCACGCCTCGCTACAAGTGAAGATAGGCACTAAAGATTTTTTCTTTCTAGTGCAAGATTATGTGGATGGTGATAATTATTACCAATTATTAGAACAGCGTGAAACTCAAGGAAATACTTTCAGTGAAGAAGAAATAATCACTTTACTGCAACAAATTTTACCTGTGTTATCCTACATCCACTCACGAGATGTAGTTCACCGTGATATCTCTCCTGATAATTTGATTTGGCGGCGTTCTGATAATCTACCAGTATTAATTGATTTTGGTGGTGTCAAACAATTGCCAGCTTCTCAAGGTTTTTGGCGGACTAAGTTAGTTGGAAATAATACTTTACTGGGTAAAAAGGGCTACGCTCCAGAAGAACAGTTACGGCAGGGAAAAGCATTTTTTAGTAGTGATTTCTACTCTTTAGCGGTGACATCACTGGTGTTGCTTACAGGGAAAGAGCCGCAAAAATTATACGACAGCTATCAGGGAATTTGGGCGTGGGGAAAGGAAATCCGAGTTAGTCCGCAACTGGAAGCAGTGTTAAAAAAGATGCTGGCTTATAAACCGAGCGATCGCTATCAACGAGCCGAGCAAATCCTCAAAGATTTACCATCGCCAACTGCAACTAAATCCGCAGGTAATTATATTACTACCAAGATCAAGACGATGGTAGTTGCTCCGGGAAGACAACGCGCCAGTGCTGTTGTGAGTAGATTCCAGAACAAAACGCAAGCAATAGCAAAACCGATATCTTGGCCTGTTTGGATTCGCCCTTTTGTGATGAGTCTAGGGGGAACAGCTTTAGTTGTCTTAACTGGTGCAGGTACTTTGGCGGTGGTAAATGCAGTGGTTCGGAGCGTAACTTCAATCACCATTCCATCAATTTCATTACCGCAAATTCCACAATTACCAAATCCAATCGGTAAACCAGTCAGCGACAAAGGAAAAAATAGTAATCTTCAGGAAATTATCAGTCGTCGTCAACAGCTAGAAATTACTGAAGGATTTTTTACTCCTTTTGTAGATAATTTATTTTATACAAAGAAACCACAATTAAAGGGACGTAGCCTAACATCTAAACCTGAAGATGCTGGTTTACGAGATGAATGGTCTGGTATCGCTGACGATTTATTGGATAAACTAGAACAGGCTGACCTCAGTACAGCAGCTCGTCGGAAATTGGGTAAATATAGTCAAAAAGATTATGTAACATGGAGACGGCAAGCGCGATCGGGGCAGTTTAAGAACTATACAATTGATCAGTTGACCAAAGACGCAAATGAAAAATTTGATCGGTTGTTTCCCGATCAGGATCGTGGGAAACTCAATCAACAGACTTTCGGTCAAATTTGGTATGCGATCGCAGCCGATCAAGTCAGTAAAGTACAATCTGGCAATTAA
- a CDS encoding phenylacetate--CoA ligase family protein has protein sequence MNQKSRQQQVIKAFEDFLSTPLETILQRHLSTQTSAALSLFHDVAANVPAYKAFLAEREINPATIQTLEEFQKLPAIAKQNYILRYPLADLCHNGQLEACDMIAASSGSSGKPTFWPRFFTDELQIATRFEQIFHDSFYTDTRRTLAVICFSLGTWVGGMFTSNCCRYLASKGYPITVITPGNNKEEILRVVQELGSAFEQVVLLGYPPFLKDVIDTGIARGVEWQQYQIKLVMAGEVFSEEWRSLVGERVGSQNPCYDFASLYGTADAGVLGNETPLSICIRRFLAINPDAARALFGESRLPTLVQYDPCSRFFEVQDGGLLFSGDNGIPLVRYDILDTGGIISYDAMLQFLAEWGFNPLENLRSDTQESPRGIHQLPFVYVFGRSNFTVSYFGANIYPENVTVGLEQPGIQEWVTGKFVLQVKEDADKNRFLSVVVELGAGVEGSEDRRLAIASSILSQLLRLNSEFANYVPAEYQTPQITLAPMGDFEYFPIGVKHRYTRQ, from the coding sequence ATGAACCAGAAATCAAGACAGCAGCAAGTAATTAAAGCATTTGAAGATTTTTTGTCTACCCCCCTAGAAACGATACTGCAACGGCATCTTAGCACTCAAACTTCGGCAGCTTTGAGTTTATTTCACGATGTAGCGGCTAATGTACCTGCCTACAAGGCTTTTTTAGCAGAAAGGGAAATTAATCCCGCGACTATTCAAACTTTAGAGGAGTTTCAAAAACTACCAGCGATCGCTAAACAAAATTATATACTGCGCTATCCTTTGGCTGACTTGTGCCACAACGGACAACTAGAAGCGTGCGATATGATAGCTGCGTCTTCCGGTTCCAGTGGTAAACCGACATTCTGGCCTCGTTTTTTCACAGATGAACTCCAAATCGCCACACGCTTTGAACAGATTTTTCACGATAGTTTCTATACAGATACCAGACGTACCCTAGCTGTGATTTGTTTCTCTTTAGGCACTTGGGTAGGTGGAATGTTTACTAGCAATTGCTGTCGTTATCTTGCTAGCAAAGGTTATCCCATCACTGTAATTACTCCTGGTAACAATAAAGAAGAAATCTTGCGAGTTGTCCAAGAACTAGGTTCAGCATTTGAACAAGTGGTGTTATTGGGATACCCGCCATTTTTAAAAGATGTGATTGATACTGGTATCGCTCGTGGTGTGGAGTGGCAGCAATATCAGATTAAGTTAGTTATGGCGGGAGAAGTATTTAGTGAAGAATGGCGGAGTTTAGTTGGTGAAAGAGTTGGTTCACAAAATCCTTGCTATGATTTTGCATCACTTTACGGAACTGCGGATGCAGGAGTTTTGGGCAATGAAACACCGTTAAGTATCTGCATTCGCCGTTTTTTGGCAATAAATCCCGATGCTGCTAGAGCTTTATTTGGGGAATCACGTTTACCCACATTAGTACAGTATGATCCTTGCAGTCGCTTTTTTGAAGTTCAAGATGGGGGATTGCTGTTTTCGGGAGATAACGGTATTCCCTTAGTGCGTTATGACATTTTGGATACTGGCGGAATAATTAGTTATGATGCCATGCTGCAATTTTTAGCAGAATGGGGATTTAACCCGCTTGAAAATCTCCGTTCTGACACTCAAGAATCACCTAGAGGTATTCATCAGCTACCTTTTGTTTATGTCTTTGGGCGTTCTAACTTTACAGTTTCTTACTTTGGTGCAAATATCTATCCCGAAAATGTAACGGTGGGATTAGAACAACCAGGAATTCAAGAATGGGTGACGGGTAAATTTGTGTTGCAGGTCAAGGAAGATGCTGACAAGAATCGATTTTTATCTGTGGTTGTGGAGTTAGGAGCAGGGGTAGAGGGTAGTGAAGATCGAAGACTTGCGATCGCATCTTCTATTCTTTCACAACTGCTACGTCTAAATAGCGAGTTTGCTAATTATGTTCCCGCAGAATATCAAACACCACAAATTACATTAGCCCCAATGGGTGATTTTGAATATTTCCCCATTGGGGTGAAACATCGTTATACCCGTCAATAG
- the cax gene encoding calcium/proton exchanger, with translation MPTALKNIQTKNLISIGLLVFVPIAIVAEKLEWDALVVFGLSAVAIIPLAVWLSQATEEIAVVLGPSIGGLLNAVFGNATELIIALVALKAGLVDIVKASITGTIISNLLLVMGLSMLLGGLRYKEQTFQPMAARVNGSTMTLAVTAIVLPAMVITTSNVVEQSAITNLSIFVAVILIVVYGFTLLFSLKTHSYLYDVGVVELEGVSEDEAPTEQDKHSKPNLSLWVGVLLVATIGIAFVSEIFVGAVEEATKGLGLTPLFTGVILLPLVGGAAEYVTAVRVAIKNNMDLSVSVAMGSSLLVALLVAPLLVLVGQVIGQPMDLNFNLFEVVAVIIAVVIANLISLDGRSNWLEGMLLLATYAVLGAAFYFHPV, from the coding sequence ATGCCAACCGCACTCAAAAATATCCAAACTAAAAACCTAATTTCAATAGGTTTGCTAGTTTTCGTTCCTATTGCTATTGTGGCAGAAAAGTTAGAATGGGATGCATTAGTAGTATTTGGACTTTCAGCAGTTGCAATTATTCCGTTAGCAGTTTGGCTGAGTCAGGCGACAGAAGAAATTGCTGTGGTTTTAGGGCCTTCTATAGGAGGCTTGTTAAATGCAGTCTTCGGTAATGCAACTGAGCTAATTATTGCTCTAGTAGCTCTCAAAGCAGGCTTGGTAGATATTGTTAAAGCCAGCATTACTGGGACAATTATTAGTAATTTACTGTTGGTAATGGGGCTATCTATGTTGCTGGGAGGGTTACGCTATAAGGAGCAGACTTTTCAGCCAATGGCAGCGCGAGTCAATGGTTCGACAATGACACTAGCAGTAACTGCAATTGTCCTGCCTGCAATGGTAATCACTACATCTAATGTCGTCGAGCAAAGCGCTATTACTAATCTGTCGATTTTTGTAGCAGTTATTTTAATTGTAGTTTATGGTTTTACACTGTTATTCTCCTTGAAGACTCACAGCTACCTCTACGATGTTGGGGTTGTAGAACTAGAAGGTGTTTCTGAAGACGAGGCCCCCACAGAGCAAGATAAACATTCAAAGCCAAACTTGAGCCTTTGGGTTGGTGTTTTGCTTGTGGCAACGATTGGTATAGCGTTCGTGTCTGAGATTTTTGTCGGTGCGGTTGAAGAGGCAACAAAAGGACTAGGATTGACACCTTTGTTTACCGGAGTAATTTTATTACCACTAGTTGGAGGTGCAGCCGAATATGTAACTGCTGTCCGAGTAGCGATTAAGAACAATATGGATTTGTCAGTATCTGTAGCAATGGGATCGAGTCTACTAGTTGCTTTGTTGGTTGCGCCGCTCCTTGTGCTAGTTGGGCAGGTAATTGGACAACCAATGGATTTAAACTTTAACTTGTTTGAGGTTGTTGCAGTGATCATTGCAGTGGTCATTGCCAACTTAATTAGTTTGGATGGTCGCTCTAACTGGTTAGAGGGGATGTTGCTGCTAGCAACCTATGCTGTACTGGGTGCTGCATTCTACTTCCATCCAGTTTGA
- a CDS encoding transposase, giving the protein MNNYDPQPKNNKPKYKGKYRIDSTRLPAWNYASDGGYFVTICTDGKKCFFGEVVQGEMQRSPIGEIAHKLWYEIPNHFSNCQIDSFCVMPNHIHGILIINQTQEDAMNRVSTRGDDQRGGVTGLFNPMLSKNSLSKIVRWYKGRCTFEINQIYEGFRWQGRFHDNIIRDEFALEQIRQYIINNPINWERDREQPPHSPL; this is encoded by the coding sequence ATGAATAATTACGATCCTCAACCAAAAAACAACAAACCTAAATACAAAGGTAAATATCGAATTGATTCAACACGTTTGCCAGCATGGAATTATGCTAGTGATGGTGGATATTTCGTTACTATTTGCACCGATGGTAAGAAATGCTTTTTTGGTGAGGTTGTGCAGGGTGAAATGCAGCGATCGCCAATTGGAGAAATTGCTCACAAATTGTGGTACGAGATTCCTAATCATTTTTCTAATTGCCAGATAGATTCGTTTTGCGTCATGCCTAATCATATTCACGGGATTCTGATTATTAATCAAACACAAGAAGACGCGATGAATCGCGTCTCTACAAGGGGGGATGATCAACGGGGTGGGGTTACTGGGTTGTTTAACCCGATGTTGTCTAAAAATTCCCTTTCTAAAATTGTTAGGTGGTACAAAGGACGATGTACATTTGAAATTAATCAAATTTATGAAGGTTTTAGATGGCAAGGAAGGTTCCATGACAACATAATTCGTGATGAATTTGCCCTCGAGCAAATTAGACAATATATTATCAATAACCCAATCAATTGGGAACGCGATCGCGAACAACCACCCCATTCCCCCTTGTAG
- a CDS encoding NACHT domain-containing protein, protein MPKKTYGPEVKARVKRLLEALLDFANLEKDNLFNIEYNWNTKDSANPKLIINTNLVALEHLTAKDTYPDKLTKPQIREALDRLEDFLKILEDNRTQTRGVDSWHFTLRLWSKDKEKNLKQFDQAWEASRPEKSKALQANSQKSDESSWQEICGAMLEKHKRLTTNELLFADEEMKFELEAIHVPLALVERNKPKKCSEEISPEQGSRLYEPSYEEKQRFEHEAFLEQVIGDGVGKTQGHRIALIGEPGAGKTTQLQTIAFWILNNNLGLPIWISLADLQEKSVENYLLQDWLKNALEVVRVKEEQENAFADLFKNNRVWLLLDAADEMSSPQPLTEISQQLTGWVKNARVVLTCRVNVWEANANALENFETYRLLNFAYPQQVQEFIGRWFHNKDADKGERLWQELNKAERQRIQDLVKNPLRLALLCSTWQGSDQGLPETKAGLYQQFVEEVYKWKENPFPTTEQQQEELNAALGRLAKRAIDQETSRFRLPHKFVREELGDPKQQNSLFWLALKLGWLNEVGVAAESATKEKVYGFYHPTFEEYFAALAIDDWHEFLNHVPDNPAQGVYRIFAPQWKEVILLWLGREDVEKEEKNAFLDALVGFDDSCGDFYGFKSYLIAAMCLAEYEPYKRTKEIFTQLIDWGFGDLNRMREILETPITTNAKAALIENNRRQLTILLTRFLHESHDEEILLKLAKIAVEIKTDNEDEIEHILNNLQSSKDLSIRFYASCVLEVV, encoded by the coding sequence ATGCCGAAAAAGACTTACGGGCCTGAGGTAAAAGCACGAGTGAAGCGTCTTTTAGAGGCTTTGCTTGATTTTGCCAATCTTGAAAAAGACAATCTTTTTAATATTGAGTACAACTGGAATACAAAAGACAGTGCCAACCCAAAGCTGATAATCAACACAAACTTGGTGGCTTTGGAACACCTCACAGCGAAAGATACATATCCAGACAAGTTAACCAAACCGCAAATTCGAGAAGCGCTGGATCGGCTGGAAGACTTTTTGAAGATTCTAGAGGACAATCGCACCCAAACTAGGGGTGTTGATAGTTGGCACTTCACGCTGAGACTGTGGTCAAAAGATAAGGAAAAGAACCTGAAGCAATTTGACCAAGCATGGGAAGCTAGTAGACCAGAAAAATCTAAAGCTTTACAAGCGAATTCCCAGAAATCAGACGAGTCTTCCTGGCAAGAAATCTGCGGCGCTATGCTAGAAAAGCACAAGCGTCTCACCACAAATGAGTTGCTGTTTGCTGATGAAGAGATGAAATTTGAGCTAGAGGCAATTCATGTCCCTTTAGCATTGGTGGAGCGTAACAAACCGAAGAAGTGCAGCGAGGAGATTTCCCCAGAACAAGGTTCGCGGCTTTATGAACCGAGTTATGAAGAGAAGCAGCGATTTGAACATGAGGCTTTTTTAGAGCAAGTTATCGGTGATGGTGTTGGTAAAACTCAAGGACACCGCATCGCTTTAATTGGGGAACCGGGTGCGGGAAAAACTACTCAGTTGCAAACTATAGCTTTCTGGATATTAAACAATAATCTGGGTTTACCAATTTGGATTTCTTTGGCAGACTTGCAAGAAAAGAGTGTAGAAAATTATCTGTTGCAAGATTGGCTGAAAAATGCTTTAGAAGTGGTGCGTGTAAAAGAAGAACAGGAAAACGCTTTCGCAGATTTATTTAAGAATAATCGTGTGTGGTTGTTGTTGGATGCAGCAGATGAAATGTCTTCACCCCAACCATTAACTGAGATTTCTCAGCAGTTGACGGGATGGGTGAAAAATGCGCGGGTTGTGCTGACTTGTCGCGTGAATGTTTGGGAAGCAAACGCCAACGCTTTAGAAAATTTTGAGACGTATCGGTTACTCAATTTTGCATATCCGCAGCAAGTACAAGAGTTTATTGGGCGTTGGTTTCACAATAAGGATGCAGACAAAGGCGAAAGATTATGGCAGGAATTAAATAAAGCTGAACGTCAGCGCATCCAAGATTTAGTTAAAAATCCTTTGCGGTTAGCGCTGTTGTGTAGCACTTGGCAAGGTTCCGATCAAGGTTTACCGGAAACTAAAGCCGGACTTTATCAGCAGTTTGTGGAAGAGGTTTACAAGTGGAAAGAAAACCCCTTCCCTACCACCGAACAGCAGCAAGAGGAATTAAACGCTGCGTTGGGACGTTTAGCAAAACGGGCAATCGATCAAGAAACGTCACGGTTTCGGCTACCACATAAGTTTGTGCGTGAGGAATTAGGTGATCCAAAACAGCAAAATTCTTTATTTTGGTTAGCGTTAAAGTTGGGATGGCTAAATGAAGTTGGAGTGGCTGCGGAATCAGCAACGAAAGAGAAAGTTTACGGTTTCTACCATCCCACATTTGAGGAATATTTTGCAGCTTTGGCGATCGATGATTGGCACGAATTTCTGAATCATGTTCCCGACAACCCCGCGCAAGGTGTTTATCGCATTTTTGCCCCGCAGTGGAAAGAGGTGATTTTACTGTGGTTGGGACGTGAGGATGTGGAGAAGGAGGAGAAAAATGCTTTTTTAGATGCTTTGGTAGGGTTTGATGATAGCTGTGGTGACTTTTACGGATTTAAATCTTACTTGATAGCTGCTATGTGTCTTGCAGAGTATGAACCCTATAAACGTACAAAAGAAATCTTTACTCAACTGATAGATTGGGGCTTTGGTGATTTAAATAGAATGAGAGAAATCTTAGAAACCCCGATTACAACAAATGCTAAGGCTGCATTGATCGAAAATAATCGTCGTCAATTAACAATACTTTTAACAAGATTTTTACATGAAAGCCATGATGAAGAAATACTCTTAAAATTAGCTAAGATTGCAGTAGAAATAAAAACAGATAACGAAGACGAAATAGAACATATTTTAAATAATCTTCAATCTAGTAAAGACCTGTCAATTCGTTTTTATGCTTCTTGTGTATTAGAGGTTGTTTGA